The DNA sequence GTGGATTGGGACCAGATTGCCGAACGTCTTGCTCGTGGGGAGTTGATCATCGGCCCTACTGTTCGCGGCGGAACCTATCTCATGGGGCTGACTCAATCAGCTTTCGATGCAGAACAGTTCCTGGAGCTTCCTTGGCAATCTCGGCATCTATGCGAAGCGCTTGTCACCTCGCTACATGAGGCTGGACATTTCCTTCATGAGCTTCCCCACTTTCGGGATCTGAATTCCCTTCAGGACCTCTTCCGCTATATCCGGGAGCACGTCCAGCGAGACTCCACCCGGCGGCTCCTCCATCGCCTCCTCGGTTCTTCGGCCACAGACACTCGCGTGTCTGGTTTTCGGATTTGGCCGATTCTGCTCACTTTCCCGCCCTTCCGAGGTCCGCCCTGCCCGCATTCGCAACCTCCCAAACTCCAGTAATCCATTTCTGGAACCTACCCCAATCATCGGGGTGGAGCCGCCATTGCATGAGGCCATGTGATGGAGGCTATTCTTTTTTCCCGAAGAAGCCATTCCCTATCCTCAGCTTCTTTCGGGGATCATTTTGCGCATGCTAAACACCCGACAATGAAATCTATTCTACTGACCCTCTCAATATGCCTAGCGGCCCTATCGCTATCCGCTCAATCGGCACTGGAAATTTCGCTGATGGATAGTCTCTATCAGCCTGTCGTCGAGGAACAAATCGTCGTGACCAATCAGGACATTGGGTTTTCCACCACCAAATTCTCCAATAGCCAAGGAAAAATCCGGCTGGATGGCCTCCCGACCTCAGGCACATACGATATCCAATCCATTCCAGATGGTCGCTATCAAACCATTCGCGTTCAGGATATTCGCCTAATTTCCGGCCAACCGACGTCGATTACGCTCAAGCTTCAACCTGCATTGGTACAACTGGAGGAGGTCATGATTTCAGCCGGTTCCTCCATCACACTGAATCGCGTCAATGCTGAAGTCGCGGCGGAATTGTCCCAATCCGAAA is a window from the Pontibacter sp. G13 genome containing:
- a CDS encoding DUF2064 domain-containing protein, whose protein sequence is MDVRFPIAILYFSRNARQEATAKSWLGHRSSRNETIAKALIDRTACTLQATGLPVFRFHEGNQQGETFGEKLVHAYQALFEQGFEAVISVGNDTPDLDQVDWDQIAERLARGELIIGPTVRGGTYLMGLTQSAFDAEQFLELPWQSRHLCEALVTSLHEAGHFLHELPHFRDLNSLQDLFRYIREHVQRDSTRRLLHRLLGSSATDTRVSGFRIWPILLTFPPFRGPPCPHSQPPKLQ